Proteins from a single region of Chloroherpeton thalassium ATCC 35110:
- the nadD gene encoding nicotinate (nicotinamide) nucleotide adenylyltransferase — protein sequence MKKIALFGGSFDPPHYGHFALCTLTRELFSPEKIILSISKNPLKGSANAPEAHQLAMAKLMAEELGKTGPVFEVSDWELRRAGFSYTIETLRHFHAIEPNAELLLCIGEDNYQIFEKWKAYQEILQLAHLVVFARSGTQGEQQSSRIIPPERYTWVQLDLPLSSSDLRREIAEGQDWQAKMPSSIAAHIAAHRLYQNEK from the coding sequence ATGAAAAAGATCGCTCTTTTTGGCGGTTCGTTCGATCCCCCACACTACGGCCATTTTGCGCTTTGCACGCTCACCAGAGAGCTTTTTTCGCCGGAAAAAATCATCCTGAGCATTTCTAAAAATCCGTTGAAAGGCTCGGCCAATGCGCCCGAAGCGCACCAACTTGCAATGGCGAAATTGATGGCTGAAGAGCTTGGGAAAACCGGTCCAGTTTTTGAAGTCAGCGATTGGGAGCTGCGCCGCGCGGGATTTTCCTACACCATTGAAACGCTTCGGCATTTTCATGCAATCGAACCTAACGCTGAGTTGCTGCTTTGCATTGGTGAGGATAATTACCAGATTTTTGAGAAATGGAAAGCCTATCAAGAAATTCTTCAACTCGCGCATTTGGTGGTTTTTGCGCGATCTGGAACGCAGGGCGAGCAGCAATCATCGCGCATCATTCCGCCGGAACGCTACACTTGGGTTCAACTCGACTTGCCACTTTCTTCAAGTGATTTGCGACGCGAAATTGCAGAAGGCCAGGATTGGCAAGCCAAAATGCCTTCGTCAATTGCCGCGCATATTGCGGCGCATCGTTTGTATCAAAACGAAAAATAA
- a CDS encoding SdiA-regulated domain-containing protein, which translates to MIGIKKFLIVGFFIFTGFKPLEQQPKSLLSEYKLDGKPAKITQLSFELREISGLCLTSSGKLFCHHDELGEVFQLDSQTGKILKSFFVSYRGLFGREAVKADFEGIAYARNQFYLISSDGLLYEFSEGENQEYVPYKKYDTDLSRAFDIEGLCFDEKTNALLIACKESPGEYHKKDRVVFSFSLKTYRLNSQPRFRIPIKSVMALANADRFNPSGIEINPFSGTFFILASHGQLVLEISSQGELLNAQPLDKKLHAQPEGIAFLPDGSLLIANEGKKNGLLVTYPLQKK; encoded by the coding sequence ATGATAGGAATTAAAAAGTTTCTGATAGTAGGATTTTTTATTTTTACGGGATTCAAACCTCTTGAGCAACAGCCAAAATCACTTCTTTCTGAATATAAACTTGATGGAAAACCCGCCAAAATTACGCAGCTTAGCTTTGAATTAAGGGAAATTTCTGGCCTTTGCCTAACAAGTTCAGGGAAGCTTTTTTGCCACCACGACGAACTCGGCGAAGTCTTTCAGCTCGATTCGCAAACAGGAAAAATCTTGAAATCCTTTTTTGTTTCGTATCGTGGGCTGTTTGGAAGAGAAGCTGTGAAAGCGGATTTTGAAGGCATTGCTTATGCCCGCAACCAGTTTTATTTGATTTCGAGCGATGGGCTTTTGTATGAATTTTCGGAAGGAGAAAATCAAGAATATGTACCTTACAAAAAATATGACACCGACCTTTCCCGCGCTTTTGACATTGAAGGCCTTTGCTTCGACGAAAAAACAAATGCCTTACTTATCGCTTGCAAAGAGTCGCCGGGTGAATATCATAAAAAAGATCGCGTTGTTTTTTCCTTTTCGCTTAAAACCTATCGGTTGAATTCGCAACCAAGATTTCGAATTCCTATCAAATCCGTAATGGCATTAGCAAACGCGGATCGTTTCAATCCTTCAGGAATTGAGATAAATCCATTTTCGGGGACATTTTTCATCCTTGCATCGCATGGACAGTTGGTGCTGGAAATCTCTTCGCAAGGCGAGTTATTAAACGCGCAACCGTTAGACAAAAAACTTCACGCGCAGCCGGAAGGCATCGCGTTCCTGCCCGACGGCTCGCTTCTGATTGCAAATGAAGGGAAAAAAAATGGGTTACTTGTGACTTATCCGCTTCAGAAAAAATAA
- a CDS encoding DUF4136 domain-containing protein yields MMKKLRIWFSPILLWIASVGLVACTSLEVSTKYDPLTDFYGYKTFAWVPNENDRSCLAAANEMIWDKMKQELKVGFEERGFIFSDSTKPDFYIAFDVAVKPILSTATVEQFTYQPLWGKYGTRSLSAQYYNEGSLILDAIDAETNEMIWRGTVTGVVGEDPHEINEKIHEAVELLISYFPVWFDN; encoded by the coding sequence ATGATGAAAAAGTTACGCATTTGGTTTTCTCCTATCTTACTTTGGATTGCCAGTGTTGGGCTGGTTGCGTGCACTTCGCTTGAAGTCAGCACAAAATACGATCCCCTAACAGATTTTTACGGTTATAAAACATTTGCTTGGGTGCCGAACGAAAACGACCGGTCGTGCCTGGCCGCCGCCAACGAAATGATATGGGATAAAATGAAGCAGGAACTCAAAGTGGGATTTGAGGAGCGCGGCTTTATTTTTTCCGATTCGACAAAGCCTGATTTTTATATCGCGTTTGATGTCGCTGTGAAACCAATTTTGAGCACGGCCACCGTTGAGCAATTCACCTATCAACCGCTTTGGGGAAAATACGGCACGCGTTCGCTTTCGGCGCAATACTACAACGAAGGCTCACTAATTCTGGATGCCATCGATGCGGAAACAAATGAGATGATTTGGCGCGGCACGGTCACGGGCGTTGTTGGGGAAGATCCTCACGAGATTAACGAGAAAATCCATGAAGCGGTAGAATTGCTCATCAGCTACTTTCCCGTGTGGTTCGACAACTAA
- the thiL gene encoding thiamine-phosphate kinase, with amino-acid sequence MTFTKISEIGEFGLIEKISAIASQTESQMNSLKKGIGDDCAILEFSDTEYQVVTTDLLIEQIHFDLLTTPMEHLGAKAISVNVSDICAMNALPTYAVVSIALSEKLSVEMVESLYKGMSNAAKEYGLAIVGGDTSASTAGLVISVTIVGKVKKEKVARRSTAKPGDVVCVSGVLGGSHAGLKVLMRERKLMLDNLKEDGSVDENYRPEIADYQDAVSRHLLPKARLDIVRLFERRGIVPTAMIDISDGLASEIKHICKESKTGAIIEENKFPIMSHARHVADEFEEEATTYALYGGEDYELLFTLSPEDAEKLQETDDVKIIGEIKPEAYGVVMLDMFAREIDLRKVTGYQHFAQPSDESEADEDVWGEDDDF; translated from the coding sequence ATGACATTTACGAAAATTTCTGAAATTGGTGAGTTTGGGCTAATTGAAAAAATAAGCGCTATTGCCTCACAAACCGAATCGCAAATGAACTCCCTAAAAAAAGGCATCGGCGATGATTGCGCCATTCTTGAATTTTCAGACACGGAATATCAAGTTGTGACCACCGATTTGCTGATCGAGCAAATCCACTTCGATTTGCTCACCACCCCAATGGAACATTTGGGCGCAAAGGCCATCAGCGTCAATGTTTCCGACATTTGCGCCATGAACGCGCTGCCAACTTACGCGGTGGTTTCGATTGCGCTTTCTGAGAAACTCTCCGTTGAAATGGTCGAATCGCTCTATAAAGGCATGAGCAACGCAGCCAAAGAATACGGCTTGGCCATTGTGGGCGGCGATACGTCGGCCTCAACTGCGGGGTTGGTTATTTCGGTTACGATCGTCGGAAAGGTGAAAAAAGAAAAAGTCGCGCGGCGCAGCACGGCAAAACCTGGCGACGTGGTTTGTGTTTCGGGCGTTTTGGGCGGTTCTCATGCCGGCTTAAAAGTGCTGATGCGCGAGCGAAAGTTGATGCTTGACAATTTAAAAGAGGACGGTTCAGTCGATGAAAACTATCGTCCTGAAATTGCAGATTATCAAGATGCCGTTTCGCGACATTTGCTGCCGAAAGCACGCCTCGACATCGTGCGGCTTTTCGAGCGACGCGGCATTGTGCCAACTGCCATGATTGACATTTCCGACGGGCTTGCTTCCGAAATCAAACACATCTGCAAGGAATCCAAAACGGGCGCGATCATTGAGGAAAATAAATTCCCGATTATGAGCCATGCGCGCCATGTCGCCGATGAATTCGAGGAAGAAGCCACGACTTACGCCCTCTATGGCGGGGAAGACTATGAACTGCTCTTTACGCTCTCGCCGGAAGATGCCGAAAAACTTCAGGAAACGGACGATGTGAAAATTATCGGCGAAATTAAGCCAGAGGCATATGGCGTCGTCATGCTCGATATGTTTGCTCGCGAAATTGATTTGCGCAAGGTCACCGGCTACCAACATTTTGCCCAGCCATCAGACGAATCCGAAGCCGATGAGGATGTTTGGGGCGAAGACGACGATTTCTAA
- the ftsY gene encoding signal recognition particle-docking protein FtsY, producing the protein MGFFDKFKISRLKEGLAKTRENIKTKITKLVKGRTEIDDEFLEELEQILISADVGVQTTLDIVDKITERAKNERYASEEDLNNMLIDEIQKMLSDARDAHVVDFDAPLPSTPYVILIVGVNGVGKTTSIGKMAYNYKTAGKKVLIAAADTFRAAATEQLEIWAERAGVPIVGQRQGADPASVVFDSVSSAVSRDMDVVLVDTAGRLHNKIHLMEELSKIMRVAQKKVPDAPHEVLLVLDASTGQNAINQAKEFMKSVKVTGLILTKLDGTAKGGVVIGISRELNIPVKYIGVGEKIEDLQIFDRQKFIEALLK; encoded by the coding sequence ATGGGCTTCTTTGATAAATTTAAGATTTCGCGCCTGAAAGAAGGGCTTGCGAAAACGCGCGAGAACATTAAGACCAAAATCACCAAGCTTGTCAAGGGACGAACGGAAATCGATGACGAATTCCTTGAGGAGCTGGAGCAAATTTTGATTTCTGCCGATGTCGGCGTTCAAACCACACTGGATATTGTGGATAAAATTACCGAACGCGCTAAAAATGAGCGCTACGCCTCGGAGGAAGATCTCAACAATATGCTCATCGATGAAATTCAAAAAATGCTCTCCGATGCGCGCGACGCACACGTGGTTGACTTCGATGCGCCACTTCCCTCAACGCCCTATGTGATTTTGATTGTTGGGGTTAACGGGGTAGGCAAAACCACCAGCATTGGAAAAATGGCCTACAACTACAAAACGGCGGGAAAAAAAGTCTTGATTGCCGCAGCCGATACCTTCCGCGCAGCCGCTACCGAACAACTTGAAATTTGGGCAGAGCGCGCCGGCGTCCCGATTGTTGGCCAGCGTCAAGGTGCTGATCCGGCTTCCGTTGTGTTTGATTCTGTTAGTTCAGCCGTTTCCAGAGACATGGATGTGGTGCTTGTCGACACCGCAGGTCGCTTGCACAATAAAATTCACTTGATGGAAGAGCTTTCCAAAATTATGCGCGTGGCACAGAAAAAAGTCCCTGATGCGCCGCATGAAGTGCTGCTTGTCTTAGACGCGTCCACTGGACAAAACGCGATTAATCAAGCCAAGGAATTTATGAAAAGCGTGAAAGTCACGGGCTTGATTCTCACCAAGCTCGATGGCACAGCAAAAGGCGGTGTCGTGATTGGCATTTCGCGAGAACTCAACATTCCAGTGAAATATATCGGCGTTGGAGAAAAAATCGAAGACTTACAGATTTTCGATCGGCAGAAATTCATTGAAGCTCTTTTGAAATAA
- the deoC gene encoding deoxyribose-phosphate aldolase produces MNQNGSQFSEIKKSSDFAKYIDHTLLKPDATCEHIIHLCSEAKKYQFASVCVNPHFVSLCVEQLSDTGVNVCTVIGFPLGATTTKAKAYETHLVCEQGASEIDMVINIGELKSRNLEFVERDIEAVVTEAKRYNSLVKVIIETALLSDEEKVSACQFAQNAGADFVKTSTGFASGGATFADVALMRKTVGEKMGVKASGGIRDYVTAKQMILHGATRIGASASVKILEEAMMEK; encoded by the coding sequence ATGAATCAAAACGGATCGCAGTTTTCGGAAATCAAGAAAAGTTCAGATTTCGCAAAGTATATAGATCACACGCTGCTCAAGCCGGATGCGACATGCGAGCACATAATTCACCTTTGCTCGGAAGCGAAAAAGTATCAATTTGCATCGGTTTGTGTGAATCCTCATTTCGTTTCGCTTTGCGTTGAACAGCTCAGCGACACGGGCGTGAACGTTTGCACCGTAATCGGTTTTCCGCTGGGCGCAACAACCACAAAAGCCAAAGCCTATGAAACGCATCTGGTTTGCGAGCAGGGTGCTTCGGAAATAGATATGGTTATCAATATTGGTGAATTAAAATCGCGGAATTTGGAATTTGTTGAGCGCGATATCGAAGCGGTTGTCACGGAGGCCAAGCGTTATAATTCGCTCGTTAAAGTCATCATTGAAACGGCACTTTTGAGCGACGAGGAAAAAGTGAGTGCGTGCCAATTTGCCCAAAATGCCGGCGCCGATTTCGTTAAAACATCAACGGGATTTGCTTCCGGCGGCGCAACCTTTGCCGATGTGGCGTTGATGCGAAAAACGGTTGGCGAAAAAATGGGCGTAAAAGCTTCCGGCGGCATTCGCGATTATGTCACAGCCAAGCAGATGATTCTGCATGGTGCAACGCGAATCGGCGCAAGTGCTTCGGTCAAAATTTTGGAAGAAGCGATGATGGAGAAGTAA
- a CDS encoding ABC transporter ATP-binding protein — MKIRLENITKKYGDFVALDNVSFSCEDGEFFSVLGKSGSGKTTLIRIIAGLEKPDSGKVFFNDQDIAILPPHKRYAVMVFQNYALFPHLDVFENVAFGLRERRMPSAEIQKRVSETLRTLNIEDKIRREVSELSGGEQQRVALARALALDSRVILFDEPLSNLDVVLRRELQKELKALQRETGRNFIYITHDQEEALMLSDKLMVLERGSVRELGTPVEVYESPKSLFGASFIGLTNVLKFERAGKNSIKTETGLTLSLETEPTGDEFDVVIRAEHIKPSCGNAEKNAFHAKIKASYFKGSFFEYAIDVQGIRMTMIATEHLKKEVQICIKKFFIFSDE, encoded by the coding sequence TTGAAAATTCGCTTAGAAAATATCACAAAAAAATATGGCGACTTTGTCGCGCTGGACAATGTGAGTTTTAGCTGCGAAGATGGGGAATTTTTTTCCGTGCTTGGCAAATCGGGGAGTGGCAAAACTACGCTGATTCGCATCATCGCCGGTCTGGAAAAACCCGATAGCGGCAAAGTTTTTTTCAACGATCAAGACATCGCCATTTTGCCGCCGCACAAACGCTACGCCGTGATGGTGTTTCAAAACTACGCGCTTTTTCCGCATTTGGATGTTTTTGAAAATGTCGCGTTTGGCTTGCGCGAACGCCGAATGCCGAGCGCCGAAATTCAAAAGCGCGTTTCGGAAACGCTTCGCACGCTAAATATTGAAGATAAAATTCGGCGGGAAGTCTCCGAGCTTTCCGGCGGTGAGCAGCAGCGAGTGGCGCTGGCGCGTGCGTTGGCGTTGGATTCGCGTGTCATTTTGTTTGACGAGCCGCTTTCGAACTTAGATGTCGTTTTGCGGCGCGAGCTTCAAAAAGAACTGAAGGCGCTTCAGCGCGAAACGGGACGCAATTTTATTTACATCACGCATGATCAAGAAGAAGCGCTCATGCTTTCCGATAAATTGATGGTGCTGGAAAGAGGCAGTGTTCGCGAGCTGGGCACGCCGGTGGAAGTGTATGAGTCGCCAAAGTCGCTTTTTGGTGCAAGTTTTATTGGGTTAACCAACGTGTTGAAATTTGAGCGTGCGGGAAAAAATTCGATAAAAACTGAAACCGGTTTAACGCTTTCTCTTGAAACAGAACCAACGGGCGACGAATTCGATGTGGTCATAAGAGCTGAACATATTAAGCCAAGTTGTGGAAATGCTGAAAAAAACGCGTTTCATGCAAAAATCAAAGCAAGTTATTTCAAAGGCTCGTTTTTTGAATATGCCATTGACGTGCAAGGCATTCGCATGACGATGATTGCAACGGAGCATTTGAAAAAAGAAGTTCAAATTTGTATTAAAAAGTTTTTTATCTTTTCTGATGAATAA
- the lgt gene encoding prolipoprotein diacylglyceryl transferase yields MDTSSYIFWDMSPDMFSLGPITIRWYGVFFALSFLCGLYLMTKVFEHEKKPEDDINYLFYYMIAGTVIGARLGHCFFYEPDYYLAHPAEIIKVWHGGLASHGGVLGILTAVYFYSRSRPEQSLAWVLDRITLPAMLGAGLIRLGNLFNSEIIGIPTDVSWAFIFARVDLLPRHPVQLYESIVYFLIFGFLMLAYWKWDWGKQRGLLLGTILTSVFSARFLLEFFKTRQADYGHDLPLSVGQWLSIPAVIIGVLLIFQSVKQAQLEKTS; encoded by the coding sequence ATGGATACATCCTCATATATTTTTTGGGACATGAGTCCCGACATGTTCAGTTTGGGGCCAATTACCATTCGTTGGTACGGTGTTTTTTTTGCGCTCTCTTTTTTGTGTGGCTTATACCTCATGACCAAAGTGTTTGAGCATGAAAAAAAGCCGGAAGACGATATCAATTACCTTTTTTATTACATGATTGCCGGCACGGTGATCGGAGCGCGTTTGGGTCACTGCTTCTTTTATGAGCCGGATTACTACCTTGCGCATCCCGCCGAAATTATAAAAGTTTGGCATGGCGGTTTGGCCAGTCACGGCGGTGTGCTTGGGATTCTCACAGCCGTGTATTTTTATTCGCGCAGCCGACCGGAGCAGTCACTTGCTTGGGTTTTAGACCGCATCACGCTACCTGCTATGCTCGGCGCGGGTTTGATTCGTTTAGGAAATTTGTTCAACTCTGAAATCATCGGCATACCCACCGATGTGTCGTGGGCATTTATCTTTGCTCGCGTCGATCTGCTGCCTCGCCATCCCGTCCAGCTTTATGAATCGATTGTCTACTTTCTCATTTTCGGCTTTCTGATGCTCGCTTATTGGAAATGGGATTGGGGGAAGCAGCGTGGCTTGCTTTTAGGAACAATACTCACGAGCGTATTTTCAGCCCGATTTTTACTTGAATTTTTTAAAACGCGTCAAGCCGATTACGGCCACGACCTGCCATTGAGCGTCGGCCAGTGGCTCAGCATTCCAGCTGTCATCATCGGCGTGCTTCTGATTTTTCAAAGTGTGAAGCAAGCGCAGTTGGAAAAGACGAGCTAA
- the truB gene encoding tRNA pseudouridine(55) synthase TruB: protein MMDRLNCVCPDGEFLLIDKPLGWTSFDVVARIRTSYKKNGLKRKVGHCGTLDPLATGLLMLATGKKTKEISSIEILDKEYTGAIKLGVKTPSYDGETEEFDFCETSHLTSSEIHEAARQFLGKQQQKPPMFSATWHKGKRLYEHARQGKDIPERKSKDVEVFAFDITGIELPIVRFRLQVTKGTYVRSIANDFGERLGVGGYLTELRRTKIGDFSISQAETVSDILEKIVKTAEAHQANLT from the coding sequence ATGATGGATCGCTTGAATTGCGTTTGCCCGGATGGAGAATTTCTTTTGATCGATAAGCCTTTGGGGTGGACTTCGTTTGATGTAGTAGCGCGGATTCGCACTTCCTATAAAAAAAACGGGTTGAAAAGAAAAGTCGGTCATTGCGGAACACTGGACCCGCTTGCGACAGGGCTTTTGATGTTGGCGACGGGGAAGAAAACGAAAGAAATTTCCTCAATTGAAATTTTGGATAAGGAATATACCGGCGCAATAAAACTCGGTGTCAAAACACCAAGCTACGATGGGGAAACCGAAGAATTCGATTTTTGCGAAACATCCCATTTAACCAGCAGCGAAATCCACGAAGCGGCAAGGCAATTTCTTGGAAAGCAGCAGCAAAAACCGCCGATGTTTTCGGCAACTTGGCACAAGGGGAAACGGCTTTATGAGCACGCCCGCCAAGGCAAAGACATTCCCGAACGAAAATCGAAAGATGTGGAAGTTTTTGCGTTTGACATCACGGGCATTGAGTTGCCAATTGTCAGGTTTCGGCTGCAGGTGACCAAAGGAACTTATGTGAGAAGTATTGCAAATGATTTTGGCGAGCGCTTGGGTGTCGGTGGTTATTTAACCGAATTGCGGCGAACCAAAATTGGCGATTTCTCAATTTCGCAAGCGGAAACTGTTTCCGACATTTTGGAAAAAATTGTAAAAACAGCCGAAGCTCATCAAGCTAATTTGACTTAA
- a CDS encoding bifunctional riboflavin kinase/FAD synthetase has translation MQIILFRHGDFYDWETNTQVNFDAVRSAVTIGSYDGVHLGHRAILARLVKSAKKQGLRSVLITFEPHPRLVLRREKKRQLKLITTFEEKKSLLAPLGLDVVLVLEFDKAFSEIPAQTFVKDILVKRVGLADIVIGYDHNFGKDRQGTIETLNSLSQLYGFTVEETAEQLVHGKHVSSTIIRGLLEAGEIDEVNHLLGRPFRLTGKVVEGFKVGRTIGFPTVNLELTNPYKLIPKSGVYVGDVSINGVCYRSMMNIGFKPTVTNEHKLSIEAHILNFDKDLYGQTLSFALIYRIRDEIKFVNLQALKTQLESDKRVAASFKREFTCF, from the coding sequence ATGCAAATTATCCTTTTCAGACACGGTGACTTTTACGATTGGGAAACCAATACGCAAGTCAATTTTGATGCGGTACGCTCGGCGGTGACGATTGGTTCTTACGATGGTGTTCATTTAGGCCATCGCGCGATTTTGGCAAGGCTCGTGAAAAGCGCGAAAAAACAAGGCTTGCGAAGTGTTTTAATTACATTTGAACCACATCCGAGACTGGTTTTACGGCGGGAAAAAAAGCGTCAGCTTAAGCTGATAACGACCTTTGAGGAAAAAAAATCACTGCTTGCGCCACTCGGACTCGATGTCGTTTTGGTTCTTGAATTTGACAAAGCCTTTTCGGAAATTCCGGCGCAGACATTTGTCAAGGATATTTTGGTGAAGCGGGTCGGGCTGGCGGACATCGTCATCGGCTACGACCACAATTTTGGGAAAGATCGGCAAGGCACCATAGAAACGCTCAATTCGCTTTCTCAATTATATGGATTTACGGTTGAGGAGACCGCAGAGCAACTTGTTCATGGCAAGCATGTTTCCAGCACGATCATCAGAGGGTTGCTCGAAGCCGGCGAGATTGACGAGGTGAATCATTTGCTCGGCAGGCCATTTCGCTTGACGGGAAAAGTGGTTGAAGGCTTCAAGGTTGGTCGCACTATCGGCTTTCCGACGGTTAATTTGGAGCTCACGAACCCGTATAAGCTTATCCCGAAATCGGGCGTTTATGTCGGCGATGTATCCATCAACGGTGTGTGCTATCGCTCGATGATGAACATCGGTTTTAAACCGACGGTGACAAATGAGCATAAGCTTTCTATTGAAGCGCACATTTTGAATTTTGATAAAGATCTTTACGGCCAAACGCTTTCGTTTGCCTTAATTTATAGAATTCGCGACGAGATTAAATTTGTAAACCTGCAAGCACTCAAAACACAGCTTGAAAGCGATAAACGAGTGGCGGCTTCGTTTAAGCGAGAGTTTACCTGTTTCTAA
- the rpsO gene encoding 30S ribosomal protein S15: protein MSITKEKKTELITRYGGAATNTGLPEVEIAIMTERINNLTEHLKVHKKDNHTRSGLLKLVGKRKRLLNYLTKVDVLRYRKIIAELNIRK, encoded by the coding sequence ATGTCAATAACGAAAGAGAAAAAAACAGAATTGATTACACGTTACGGTGGTGCGGCGACAAATACCGGTTTGCCGGAAGTTGAGATTGCGATTATGACCGAGCGCATTAATAATTTGACGGAACACCTCAAAGTCCACAAAAAAGACAATCACACACGCAGCGGGCTTTTGAAATTGGTCGGTAAGCGCAAAAGACTTTTGAACTATCTCACCAAAGTGGATGTGTTGCGCTATCGTAAAATTATTGCTGAACTGAACATTCGTAAGTAA
- the thyX gene encoding FAD-dependent thymidylate synthase produces MDVRLISITKPSLAIDGNELTPEGLMAYCARVSSPKQENPDYAKLLSYCIKNRHWSIFEMADMTVEITTSRAIAQQILRHRSFQFQEFSQRYAKVQQVEQYDARRQDVKNRQNSIDDLPADVLAWFHEAQDDVQKLAFEKYEEALAKGVAKECARFLLPLATQTRLYMKGSVRSWIHYLEVRCDPSTQKEHRDIALKIREIFQAEFPTVAKALDWA; encoded by the coding sequence ATGGACGTTCGGTTAATTTCAATCACAAAACCCAGCTTGGCCATAGACGGAAACGAACTCACGCCGGAAGGTCTGATGGCCTACTGCGCCCGAGTTTCCAGCCCGAAGCAAGAGAATCCTGATTATGCAAAATTGCTGAGTTATTGCATCAAAAATCGTCACTGGAGCATTTTTGAAATGGCTGACATGACGGTGGAAATTACAACGTCGCGGGCGATTGCGCAGCAGATTTTGCGGCATCGGAGTTTTCAGTTTCAAGAATTTAGTCAACGTTATGCCAAAGTTCAGCAAGTCGAGCAATACGACGCAAGACGGCAAGACGTGAAAAATCGCCAAAACTCCATAGATGATTTGCCCGCCGACGTGCTGGCTTGGTTCCACGAGGCGCAGGACGACGTGCAAAAACTCGCTTTTGAAAAATACGAGGAAGCTTTGGCGAAAGGTGTTGCGAAAGAGTGTGCGCGTTTTTTACTCCCGCTCGCCACGCAAACCCGTCTTTATATGAAGGGGTCAGTCAGAAGTTGGATTCATTATTTGGAAGTTCGCTGCGACCCGTCTACGCAAAAAGAGCATCGTGACATTGCGCTGAAAATCCGAGAGATATTTCAAGCCGAATTTCCGACCGTTGCCAAAGCGTTGGATTGGGCATAA